A window of Flavobacterium flavigenum contains these coding sequences:
- a CDS encoding DUF5627 domain-containing protein: protein MKNKIFLMFAIVLISLSSCTNQDAEFDNFDRTAVYFAYQFPVRTITLGEDIFDTTLDNQHKCKIMGTLSGVYNNDKDVTIDVEVINTLPAGFLFNAGQDEIVAMPSNYYTLSSDKIVIPKGNITGGVEVQLSDAFFADPLSIKKTYVIPLQMKRVVNADSILSGKALVSNPLKPLSTDWSVAPKDYILYAIKYVNPWDGFYLRRGVDIVKGNNGNTALDKIITRHKQYVEYDEVNRINTKSMNAIDFPVTVKDALGVNINFNLTLTFDENNNCVVSGTNSLFTATGTGKFVKRGEKKSWGDKDRDALYLDYKVNFQDFNVTTKDTLVLRDRGVTAQVFSPVRK, encoded by the coding sequence ATGAAAAACAAGATATTTTTAATGTTTGCAATAGTATTGATCTCTTTGTCTTCCTGTACTAATCAGGATGCCGAGTTTGATAATTTCGATCGAACTGCTGTTTATTTTGCATACCAATTCCCTGTTAGGACGATAACATTAGGGGAGGATATATTTGATACTACTTTAGATAATCAGCATAAATGCAAAATAATGGGAACGTTAAGCGGTGTCTACAACAATGATAAAGATGTGACCATTGATGTTGAAGTTATAAATACTTTGCCTGCCGGCTTCTTATTTAATGCCGGTCAGGATGAAATAGTTGCCATGCCAAGCAATTATTATACACTTTCAAGCGACAAAATTGTTATTCCAAAAGGAAATATTACAGGAGGTGTTGAAGTGCAATTATCGGATGCCTTTTTCGCAGACCCTCTCTCAATAAAAAAGACATATGTCATTCCACTTCAAATGAAAAGGGTAGTCAATGCAGATTCTATCTTATCAGGAAAAGCATTAGTATCTAATCCTTTAAAACCTTTAAGCACAGATTGGAGTGTAGCCCCTAAAGATTATATTCTTTATGCTATAAAGTATGTAAATCCCTGGGATGGTTTCTATTTAAGAAGAGGTGTGGACATTGTAAAAGGAAATAATGGAAATACAGCGCTTGATAAAATAATTACCAGACATAAACAATATGTTGAATATGATGAGGTTAACAGAATTAACACAAAATCAATGAATGCCATAGACTTTCCTGTAACTGTCAAAGATGCTCTTGGCGTGAATATTAATTTTAATTTAACTCTAACATTTGATGAAAATAATAATTGTGTTGTTTCTGGAACTAATTCTTTATTTACTGCGACAGGCACTGGTAAATTTGTAAAGAGAGGTGAGAAGAAAAGCTGGGGAGATAAAGATCGTGATGCGTTATATCTTGATTACAAAGTAAATTTTCAGGATTTTAATGTAACAACAAAAGATACATTAGTGCTGCGTGACAGGGGAGTTACTGCACAAGTTTTTAGCCCTGTCCGAAAATAA
- a CDS encoding RagB/SusD family nutrient uptake outer membrane protein, whose protein sequence is MKVKILTFISVLFVFCSCEDLIEPAIENNRGIEDMYAEAEFAQGILLNAYTRLPGNGWSFNDVATDDAVTNDILSAYLKAATGQWTSNFNPFDQWSNSRSAIQYINLFLAEAGKVQWAKDENVSRLFRDRLMGEAYGLRALYMYYLLQAHAGTATNGELLGVPILLEPETSTSNFNVARSSFEDCMKQLYSDVEKATTLLPLDFEDATALPPGYDNLSDYNRVFGQYARQRMSSRIAQVVRAQAALLAASPAYSASNSTTWEDAAKYAGELLKLKGGVSGIAPNGLNWYNDVAELNAVGAGVNPPEIIWRGDIGESNTLESDNFPPTLFGKGRINPTQNLVDAFPMANGYPINHANSNYVAANPYENRDPRLKKFILVNQSTAGVSNTVITTASDGTTNDALNKVGTSTRTGYYMRKLLRQDVNLNPNSINNQRHYKPRMRYTELYLIYAEAANEAWGPMATGTIGFSAYDVIKALRVRAGITTDPYLESIKGDKTEMRNLIRNERRLELCFEGFRFWDLRRWNANLNVAAEGDKIQGGVHQTITVENRVYKDYMQYGPIPYLEALKFNALLQNKGW, encoded by the coding sequence ATGAAAGTAAAAATATTAACTTTTATATCAGTCCTGTTTGTTTTTTGCAGCTGTGAAGATTTAATTGAACCTGCAATAGAAAATAATAGAGGAATTGAAGATATGTATGCTGAAGCAGAATTCGCACAAGGAATTCTATTAAATGCCTACACAAGGTTACCGGGAAATGGCTGGTCATTTAATGATGTAGCAACTGACGATGCTGTAACTAATGATATTTTGAGTGCTTATCTTAAAGCAGCGACAGGGCAATGGACATCTAATTTTAATCCTTTTGATCAATGGTCAAATTCAAGATCAGCTATTCAATATATAAATCTTTTTCTTGCTGAGGCCGGAAAAGTGCAATGGGCAAAAGATGAAAATGTAAGTCGTTTGTTTAGAGATCGTTTAATGGGGGAAGCTTATGGCTTAAGGGCTTTGTATATGTATTATTTATTACAAGCTCATGCTGGTACTGCTACAAATGGTGAATTATTAGGAGTGCCAATACTTTTAGAGCCGGAAACATCAACTTCAAACTTCAACGTAGCGCGTTCTTCGTTCGAAGATTGCATGAAACAATTGTATAGCGATGTGGAAAAAGCAACAACATTATTGCCATTAGATTTTGAAGATGCAACAGCTTTACCTCCTGGTTATGATAATTTAAGTGATTATAATCGTGTATTTGGTCAATATGCAAGACAAAGAATGTCCTCCAGAATTGCGCAGGTTGTAAGAGCGCAGGCTGCGTTGTTAGCTGCCAGTCCGGCTTATAGTGCCAGCAATTCTACAACCTGGGAAGATGCTGCTAAATATGCTGGTGAATTGTTAAAGCTAAAAGGAGGTGTATCAGGAATAGCTCCTAATGGTTTAAACTGGTATAATGATGTAGCAGAATTAAATGCTGTAGGAGCAGGTGTTAACCCTCCTGAAATTATATGGAGAGGAGATATTGGAGAAAGTAATACTTTAGAAAGTGATAATTTTCCTCCAACTCTTTTTGGAAAAGGGCGTATCAATCCAACTCAAAATCTAGTTGATGCTTTCCCTATGGCAAATGGTTATCCAATTAATCATGCAAACAGTAATTATGTTGCTGCAAATCCGTACGAAAATCGTGATCCGCGTCTGAAAAAATTCATTTTAGTAAATCAGTCCACTGCAGGTGTGAGTAATACTGTAATAACAACAGCCAGTGATGGTACTACAAATGATGCATTAAATAAGGTAGGAACTTCAACGAGAACTGGGTATTATATGAGAAAATTATTGAGACAGGATGTAAATTTAAATCCAAACTCAATCAATAATCAAAGACACTATAAGCCCCGTATGAGATATACAGAATTATATCTTATTTATGCTGAAGCCGCTAATGAAGCATGGGGGCCAATGGCTACAGGTACAATAGGATTTTCTGCTTATGATGTTATTAAAGCTTTAAGAGTTAGGGCAGGTATAACAACAGATCCATATTTAGAGTCGATTAAAGGGGATAAAACTGAAATGCGTAATTTGATTAGAAATGAACGCCGTTTAGAATTATGTTTTGAAGGATTCAGGTTTTGGGATTTACGCAGATGGAATGCCAATTTGAATGTTGCAGCTGAGGGAGATAAAATTCAGGGAGGTGTTCATCAAACAATCACAGTCGAAAACAGAGTTTATAAAGATTATATGCAATATGGACCTATTCCATATCTGGAAGCCCTTAAATTTAATGCTTTATTGCAAAACAAGGGATGGTAG